Proteins from a single region of Eremothecium gossypii ATCC 10895 chromosome VI, complete sequence:
- the SEC2 gene encoding guanine nucleotide exchange factor SEC2 (Syntenic homolog of Saccharomyces cerevisiae YNL272C (SEC2)) translates to MSEQEDSKQMSEQEENRRISVQVSSLSTQLIESIDKQSRLEEQLQHAKKALAAQKDVVKQCESARGEAQQLRSQLADRDTELERQGEELEEARKARLAAELAVERLNKEIEDLTTSLFDEANRMVSKARKEKHVVEQHNARLQEQLREKDMLLDTLTIQLKNLKDVLYKVEDEQNTRSRRQSVMDSVNPSHTSLDVDGYASAFDNMLSSGLLFTPAVQSLRYDIPMYTEYLRFLAVLPMCKSIRDTRHDSKFLRRLVSDEIQPVLRLDSATGLGWLVRRNLMNLMIEGLVVVEPLSGINETYRMGYASPQTHSHSKSSEPAAVKMFTYPVNSPPVAIEAPCAFCSEARNDILEHGRLYVLKTLQKTETGELLTENQYPLCHFCLLKVRQTCEIFAFLRSLKTGSWNLENVTLSCAKQESDAFTQIPNSVQASPVIHRDENSITSSSKRLSFMSSLSRVSTTSKTTPRIEAVTDFNEKKGLPPTNVQRSWVHLCKLRASLHWSHIGVWTLDDAVQTKVVPLSPEDKISSVSSESISPQDWTKLPSPQSVENSFIFQKEDEIEEGFDFEHGEDTIDTLKAAPTQKDKSSTQSEDETAQNINKKETSLEAPVVLTDRSKKQATQLLPATQDDEATEPPLPKIAAGSASPPKSDRGLCPVEKPDLVATESHDSVSSSKSKPKGEDVLTDVTDSSEHDTNETHSSYHEAKESLSNTEGTITC, encoded by the coding sequence ATGTCTGAACAGGAGGATTCGAAGCAGATGAGTGAGCAGGAAGAGAATCGGCGGATTTCGGTGCAGGTGTCATCACTATCCACACAACTAATAGAAAGCATCGACAAACAGTCGCGGTTAGAggagcagctccagcacgCGAAAAAAGCGCTAGCGGCGCAAAAGGATGTTGTAAAACAGTGCGAGAGCGCAAGGGGGGAGGCGCAACAGCTTCGGAGTCAACTCGCGGATCGGGATACGGAGCTTGAGAGGCAGGGCGAGGAGCTTGAGGAGGCCCGGAAGGCGCGATTGGCAGCGGAGCTGGCTGTGGAGCGGTTGAACAAGGAGATCGAGGATCTCACGACATCGCTATTCGACGAGGCGAACCGGATGGTGTCGAAGGCGCGCAAAGAGAAGCACGTGGTGGAACAGCACAATGCGCGTCTTCAGGAACAACTACGGGAGAAAGACATGCTATTAGACACGCTTACAATCCAGCTGAAGAACCTAAAGGATGTGTTGTACAAGGTGGAAGATGAGCAAAATACTCGGAGTCGGCGCCAGTCGGTGATGGACAGTGTCAACCCCTCGCACACGTCACTCGACGTGGACGGGTACGCATCTGCGTTTGACAATATGCTATCATCGGGGCTTCTATTTACGCCGGCGGTGCAATCTTTGCGGTACGACATTCCTATGTACACTGAATATTTAAGGTTCCTAGCAGTGTTGCCTATGTGTAAGAGCATCCGAGATACCAGGCACGATTCGAAGTTTTTGAGAAGGTTGGTATCTGACGAAATACAGCCAGTGTTGCGGTTGGACTCAGCGACAGGCTTGGGGTGGTTGGTGCGTAGAAACTTAATGAATCTGATGATAGAAGGCCTCGTCGTCGTGGAACCCCTTAGCGGCATTAATGAAACCTACCGCATGGGCTATGCATCTCCTCAAACCCATTCTCATAGTAAATCTAGTGAACCTGCAGCGGTTAAAATGTTTACCTATCCTGTTAATTCGCCGCCCGTGGCAATCGAAGCACCATGTGCCTTTTGCTCAGAGGCGCGCAATGATATTCTCGAACATGGACGTTTGTATGTGCTCAAGACACTACAGAAAACAGAGACCGGTGAGCTTCTTACCGAAAACCAGTATCCATTGTGCCATTTCTGCCTCCTCAAAGTCAGGCAGACATGTGAGATATTTGCCTTTTTAAGGTCATTGAAAACAGGTTCTTGGAACTTAGAGAACGTAACTCTCTCCTGTGCAAAACAAGAGAGCGATGCTTTTACACAGATTCCTAATAGTGTTCAAGCTTCACCAGTTATCCATAGGGATGAGAACAGTATTACCAGTTCAAGCAAACGACTAAGTTTCATGAGTAGTCTATCAAGAGTATCCACAACAAGTAAGACCACACCTAGGATAGAGGCTGTGACAGATTTTAATGAAAAGAAAGGGCTACCTCCAACCAATGTCCAGAGATCATGGGTTCACTTATGCAAACTACGCGCATCCTTGCATTGGTCTCACATCGGCGTGTGGACACTTGATGACGCTGTACAAACAAAGGTTGTCCCTCTCTCACCGGAAGACAAGATATCCTCGGTTTCCAGTGAGTCAATATCGCCACAGGATTGGACAAAACTACCTTCGCCGCAATCAGTTGAAAACTCCTTTATCTTCCAGAAAGAGGACGAAATCGAAGAAGGCTTTGATTTTGAACACGGCGAAGATACGATAGACACACTTAAAGCCGCTCCCACCCAGAAAGATAAATCATCTACACAGTCTGAAGATGAAACTGCGCAGAACATCAATAAAAAGGAAACTAGCCTAGAAGCGCCTGTTGTTTTGACGGATAGGTCAAAGAAACAGGCAACGCAGCTACTTCCGGCTACACAGGATGACGAAGCCACGGAACCGCCACTACCGAAAATAGCAGCTGGTTCAGCATCACCTCCTAAATCTGATCGGGGTCTATGTCCCGTAGAGAAGCCAGACTTGGTTGCTACAGAGTCTCATGATTCCGTATCCTCTAGCAAAAGCAAGCCAAAGGGGGAAGACGTGCTAACTGACGTGACTGATTCATCAGAGCACGATACCAATGAAACCCACAGCTCGTATCATGAAGCAAAGGAGTCCTTAAGCAATACTGAAGGTACAATAACCTGTTAG
- the AVT2 gene encoding Avt2p (Syntenic homolog of Saccharomyces cerevisiae YEL064C (AVT2)), which produces MSVPNIQYSRLDGDETGKEGTSVQSPFHTVQLNREWGDPSSSNGDRIELIDYPTKSSTLSSGFDLEEDSVLGAIVQESKGKSNMYMAFMNMANSILGAGVVGQSFAIKNCGLLGGLVLTMLLTVIVDWTIRLIIINLKLTGKTTYQDTVEFAMGRPGKYAVLFANGMFAFGGCVGFCIIIGDSIPHVLRAFFPNYIEYFNRNMIITIVTIFVSYPLSLNRNISKLSKASMLALVSLLLIVVIIVVRGPTVGNDYRGSFDLEELFVTPRLFQGISVISFALVCHHNTSFIYFSLRKPSLRRFNSLTHISCTISMVVCLIAGYSGFLTFKSKTKGNILNNFPSSDNYINFARFCFGFNMLTTFPLEIFVLRDVIRDLISTETPKGEPLRLSTKRHFIITTALVLSTMGISLTTCNLGALLELVGSTTASLSAYILPPMTNLILTGERRAAKEKLPHYACILFGFSIMVISSTQTIITAIHSDKSSQCDA; this is translated from the coding sequence ATGAGTGTACCAAATATACAATACTCCAGACTTGATGGAGACGAGACAGGAAAAGAAGGAACCTCTGTGCAGTCCCCCTTTCATACAGTACAGTTAAACCGTGAATGGGGCGACCCAAGCAGCTCCAATGGCGACCGAATTGAGCTCATTGATTATCCTACTAAAAGTAGTACGCTTTCCTCCGGTTTCGATTTGGAGGAGGACTCGGTTTTAGGGGCCATAGTTCAAGAATCGAAAGGAAAGTCCAATATGTATATGGCCTTCATGAACATGGCGAACAGTATCCTTGGAGCTGGTGTGGTCGGGCAGTCGTTTGCGATTAAAAACTGCGGATTACTCGGTGGACTAGTATTGACCATGCTCCTGACGGTAATTGTTGATTGGACAATACGTCTGATAATAATTAATCTCAAATTGACAGGGAAGACTACGTACCAAGATACCGTTGAATTCGCTATGGGTAGACCGGGAAAATACGCTGTTCTGTTTGCAAATGGTATGTTTGCATTTGGAGGTTGTGTTGGTTTTTGCATAATTATTGGCGACAGCATTCCTCATGTTTTAAGGGCTTTCTTCCCAAACTATATCGAATACTTCAACCGGAATATGATTATCACTATTGTGACTATATTCGTATCATATCCATTGTCCCTTAATAGAAATATCTCTAAACTATCAAAAGCTTCCATGTTGGCGCTGGTGAGTCTGCTACTGATTGTTGTGATAATTGTTGTCAGGGGACCAACAGTGGGCAACGATTACAGGGGCTCTTTTGACTTGGAAGAATTGTTCGTTACGCCGAGACTATTCCAAGGAATTTCTGTGATCTCTTTCGCGCTTGTATGTCACCATAACACAAGCTTCATATATTTTTCCCTGAGGAAACCGAGTTTAAGGAGATTCAATAGCCTGACGCACATAAGTTGTACAATTTCTATGGTTGTGTGTCTCATAGCAGGTTATTCAGGGTTTTTGACGTTCAAAAGCAAAACCAAGGGTAATATACTCAACAACTTCCCAAGTTCAGATAACTACATTAATTTTGCAAGGTTTTGTTTTGGATTTAACATGTTAACAACATTTCCCTTGGAAATATTTGTTTTGCGCGATGTGATTCGGGACCTGATATCAACTGAAACTCCCAAAGGTGAGCCGCTCCGATTAAGCACAAAGAGGCATTTCATCATTACAACGGCGCTTGTTTTAAGTACGATGGGAATTTCTCTGACTACTTGTAATCTTGGTGCACTACTCGAATTAGTGGGTTCCACTACTGCTTCTCTTTCCGCGTATATTCTCCCACCCATGACCAATCTTATTCTCACTGGAGAGAGGAGGGCTGCAAAAGAGAAGTTACCACATTATGCATGTATTCTATTCGGATTTAGCATTATGGTAATAAGCAGCACACAAACTATAATCACTGCAATTCACAGTGATAAAAGTAGCCAATGTGATGCTTAA
- the BNI1 gene encoding formin BNI1 (Syntenic homolog of Saccharomyces cerevisiae YNL271C (BNI1)) has product MKKSTHSNKHSKTQHAGQVAGATHANGGHSGGGLFSNLMKLTGSSGSQRIATSDISSPKKVTLPSNLDLSGAKPLNKLNTINASNLPQVSGEVTQARSASGAALSSPSKYSYSKRSSQWASSKQANHPEHDQQYPQHLNHLFVQPHPHHSALTRQMTNQSNYSASSYTSLSLLHKATDIDGTLTLEKPEDPQEIEELYQELLQKRNIPQSVSVHGHRELMSYGIDKKWLMVKQDLQTEYKKMKNSMPPSSTVESIASSALAKSPGGSISSGSITRSISQNSAKPMAVAYEPAHLSPDHYVRKIISDRVTAQELNDLWISLRTESIDWVIGFIDAQGQVAIANRLLKFVQRESLDILHDYDALEKENAYYKCLRVLTNLREGMQEALKSKLVISSVVEGLLSSRLSTRRVATETLLYMLSDDELKTADTGQDAIFPLLVALDQESKFAANIHLRGRLHETNKRKSLPTGRADFHVVAKRLEQWLYVIEYTLDGRGRMGSLVGASDDYKGGENTVLEYLLYSMILLNLLCSNHPDVQQRNLLRSRLKSYGLARIIKKMELLKYPALENEVRKFEDATLDDYNLLMTSTTVDSAVDMKDPAALWQDFWTQHRGTEAEGHLLSLLQHLFLWSRAFAEYRDPAESIKQLKLLDALVTNVTFSSIDTESGFNGAIQRLYDAMQTDEVARRAILESRELTKKYEEIKAERDNLASKLSQAQNGLVGQLQSEVEQLERILEKSNRVTDQLKGELHALKKKHLLEKHEHEVELRKMLTILNSKPHGENGGSPEVNTSTPSPLKPEKKMAIQKALQDRLRQTEKDLTRDSKRLNTVPAPNRRLKMLRSKMDIIEKEARLLEMTNFADFKKEPEEENEPKLLSPPKIQRSLRGEQVKELAALRKRLAIIQQESNEVSKFNVEERVNELFYEKKNKALDRLRDLENKYKGFGIDFNEDPELMSLRLANGSVDLDGPTIDLESSAPLDPAHLDAKIEEMTKILDRLNKLKKDIDMSSVGTSTSNESASISTEELAGNNSSHSEISCTSPHSLSKPSISSTTGGSDAETAADAADDISDNDDETSSSMIVTGAEAIISNASFLETLSQKYGTGSQSGAASVSSSEHMRGVVNVKRRTSQNSINSGNHRKSFVNRMKRTITPTSSNFLEELTQKVSPARSQSARSSRGSATTPQSIKSDAADIFTAGQDKTAVVSGNSANGSDATEPSEIFDESRNEPLKEGTPSAPIIGTSAIGTDAKDVQAAPPPPPPPPPPPPPPIPPMFANTTSSTEQVTASIQVGGAAPPPPPPPPPPPPPPPPPLPSSLTGKRTVDTSVGTEDMTENTESSSGTFPPPPPPLPQLGRSKTYGGSPSPLLPQSPSLFERYPRPKKKLKQLHWEKIDDPDNSIWENARAEKFADDLYEKGVLSELEKAFAAREIKSFKGRKKDENNKITFLSRDISQQFGINLHMYSSLPVSAVVSKILKCDKDFLSTQSAIEFLSKPEIVEVSTNMARSFAPYTTDWEGVSSVEDAKSPEKDPSELQRSDQLFLNLIVNLQSYWSSRMRGLKLITTYEKDYNDLIIKLRSLDKAVGAIQKSENLRNVFDVILAVGNYMNDTSKQAQGFKLSTLQRLTFIKDEKNSMTFLNYVERIVSQNYPSFNSFLQELEPVLQVVKISIEQLANDCNEFCSTVTNVERSLEIGNLSDSSKFHPDDRVLAKVLPILPEARKKANLLADEVQLSLMEFENLMRMFGEDADDKFAKNSFFKKFADFILEYKRAQEFNRKIDEEERAYERRKLMIQEQQRRAKLVQEGDETTCARLSAISASGDDRDVMDKLLEKLKNAGPSKGDPSSARKRALARKKLMGGREGSIILEGLDVDDLQSAAPDVQPDTPLRAASASPPPDPAADRARHLLLELRNGEHPESRKSMLDEHKEKVRQRRTKKLIDQRDVAAAPQPDAASDDLDTDDKPPEASK; this is encoded by the coding sequence ATGAAGAAGTCCACGCACTCGAACAAACACTCCAAAACACAGCACGCGGGGCAGGTTGCCGGGGCAACACACGCCAACGGTGGCCACAGCGGCGGTGGCTTGTTCTCGAACCTCATGAAGTTGACGGGCTCGTCGGGCTCGCAGAGGATTGCGACCTCGGATATTTCGTCTCCGAAGAAGGTGACGCTGCCGTCCAATCTGGACCTGTCCGGTGCAAAACCCTTGAACAAGCTGAATACGATCAACGCGTCCAATTTACCACAGGTGTCGGGCGAGGTAACACAGGCCCGATCTGCGTCTGGCGCTGCGTTGTCTTCACCATCCAAGTATTCATATTCCAAGCGGTCTTCCCAGTGGGCGAGCTCCAAGCAAGCAAACCATCCAGAACACGACCAGCAGTATCCCCAGCATCTTAACCATCTTTTTGTGCAGCCCCATCCTCACCACTCGGCTTTGACGCGGCAGATGACCAACCAATCAAATTACTCCGCTTCTTCATATACTTCTTTATCTCTGCTACATAAAGCCACGGATATAGATGGTACCTTAACCTTGGAGAAGCCCGAGGATCCCCAAGAGATTGAAGAACTATACCAGGAGTTGCTACAGAAAAGAAACATACCACAATCCGTTTCTGTCCACGGTCATCGCGAGCTGATGAGTTATGGCATTGATAAAAAGTGGCTTATGGTTAAACAGGATCTCCAAACGGAATACAAGAAGATGAAAAATAGCATGCCACCAAGCTCGACCGTAGAGTCGATAGCGAGTTCTGCTCTAGCAAAATCCCCTGGCGGAAGCATATCGTCCGGGAGCATCACAAGATCCATATCTCAAAACAGCGCGAAGCCCATGGCTGTAGCCTACGAGCCTGCACATCTCTCGCCCGATCACTACGTGCGGAAGATTATATCGGATAGAGTGACTGCACAAGAACTAAACGATTTGTGGATTTCGTTGAGGACCGAAAGCATAGACTGGGTGATTGGTTTTATCGACGCTCAGGGACAGGTTGCAATTGCCAATCGCCTTTTAAAATTTGTGCAACGTGAGTCTCTAGATATTCTACATGATTATGATGCATTAGAGAAGGAAAACGCCTACTATAAGTGTTTGAGAGTCCTTACGAACTTGCGGGAAGGGATGCAGGAAGCGCTGAAGTCCAAACTAGTGATCAGCTCTGTGGTGGAGGGTCTATTATCCAGTAGGTTGTCCACCAGGAGGGTAGCAACGGAGACTCTATTGTACATGCTCTCTGACGACGAGCTCAAAACTGCAGATACGGGTCAAGATGCGATTTTTCCTTTGTTGGTTGCATTAGACCAAGAATCAAAGTTTGCTGCAAACATTCATCTTCGTGGAAGACTTCATGAAACTAATAAACGTAAATCCTTACCTACTGGGAGAGCAGATTTCCATGTGGTCGCCAAACGACTAGAACAATGGCTATATGTCATTGAATATACCTTGGACGGTCGCGGGAGAATGGGTTCTCTTGTTGGTGCATCTGATGACTACAAGGGAGGTGAGAATACGGTTCTGGAGTACCTTTTGTATTCCATGATACTGCTTAATTTGCTATGTTCTAATCATCCAGATGTACAACAGAGGAACCTATTGAGGTCCCGCTTGAAGAGTTACGGACTAGCTCGAATAATCAAGAAAATGGAGCTGCTCAAGTACCCAGCATTAGAGAATGAGGTCCGTAAATTTGAAGATGCCACATTAGATGACTACAACCTTTTAATGACTAGTACGACTGTGGATTCTGCAGTCGATATGAAGGATCCTGCCGCATTGTGGCAAGACTTTTGGACCCAACACAGAGGAACTGAAGCTGAGGGCCATCTGTTGTCCTTATTGCAACATCTCTTCCTGTGGAGTAGAGCATTTGCAGAATACAGAGACCCTGCAGAGAGTATAAAACAGTTAAAACTATTGGACGCCTTAGTTACAAACGTTACTTTTTCCTCGATTGATACTGAATCTGGTTTTAATGGTGCAATCCAGAGACTATATGATGCAATGCAGACAGATGAAGTTGCTCGCAGAGCTATACTGGAATCTCGAGAGTTGACCAAAAAATATGAAGAAATTAAAGCAGAGAGAGATAATTTGGCAAGTAAGCTCTCCCAGGCTCAAAATGGTCTAGTTGGACAGCTTCAGAGTGAGGTTGAACAACTCGAACGCATATTAGAGAAAAGCAACCGTGTTACAGATCAATTGAAAGGGGAACTTCATGCGCTTAAGAAAAAGCATCTTTTGGAGAAACATGAGCACGAAGTTGAACTGCGTAAAATGTTGACTATCCTAAACTCCAAACCTCATGGCGAGAACGGAGGCTCTCCTGAAGTCAATACAAGTACGCCATCCCCTTTGAAACCAGAAAAGAAGATGGCCATCCAAAAGGCCTTACAGGATAGATTACGCCAGACTGAAAAGGACTTGACAAGAGATTCTAAGAGGCTAAACACAGTTCCAGCGCCAAATAGAAGATTGAAAATGTTAAGATCTAAAATGGATATTATTGAGAAGGAAGCTCGGTTATTGGAAATGACGAACTTTGCAGACTTTAAGAAAGAGCCAGAGGAAGAAAACGAACCAAAGCTCTTATCGCCACCAAAGATTCAGAGAAGTCTCCGCGGTGAGCAAGTAAAAGAATTGGCAGCTCTTCGTAAGCGTTTGGCCATCATTCAACAGGAGAGCAACGAAGTCTCTAAATTCAACGTGGAAGAGCGTGTCAACGAACTTTTCTACGAAAAGAAGAATAAAGCCTTGGACAGGCTACGTGATTTGGAAAATAAATACAAGGGATTTGGAATTGACTTTAATGAGGACCCAGAACTAATGTCCCTGCGGTTGGCCAATGGAAGCGTTGATCTAGATGGCCCTACGATAGACCTTGAAAGTAGTGCGCCTCTGGACCCTGCGCATCTAGACGCTAAGATTGAAGAAATGACAAAGATTTTGGATCGCTTAAACAAATTAAAGAAGGATATTGATATGTCTTCAGTAGGTACGTCCACAAGTAATGAATCCGCTAGTATTTCCACGGAGGAACTCGCGGGTAATAATTCCTCCCACTCAGAAATCAGCTGTACCTCTCCACATTCTCTGTCGAAGCCCTCTATATCTTCCACTACTGGAGGTTCAGATGCTGAAACCGCTGCAGATGCCGCCGATGACATTTCTGATAATGATGATGAAACAAGTAGCAGCATGATTGTCACCGGCGCTGAGGCAATTATATCCAATGCCAGTTTCTTGGAAACGTTATCACAGAAATATGGTACGGGCAGCCAATCAGGGGCTGCGTCTGTATCTTCTTCGGAGCATATGCGTGGAGTAGTGAATGTTAAGCGTCGTACCTCTCAGAATAGCATCAACAGCGGGAATCACAGAAAGTCTTTCGTTAACAGGATGAAACGAACCATAACACCAACTTCTTCGAACTTTTTAGAGGAATTGACGCAGAAAGTCAGCCCTGCTAGGTCGCAAAGCGCCAGAAGCTCGCGTGGCTCTGCTACTACACCACAGAGTATTAAGTCGGACGCTGCTGATATCTTCACTGCAGGACAGGACAAGACTGCCGTTGTTTCTGGAAACTCTGCTAATGGTAGTGACGCCACAGAACCGTCTGAGATATTTGATGAAAGTCGGAATGAACCTCTAAAAGAAGGAACCCCCTCGGCACCTATTATCGGCACTTCGGCTATTGGCACTGATGCGAAAGATGTACAGGCAGCTCCACCAccacctcctcctccacctcctcctcctcctccacctATACCACCCATGTTTGCCAATACCACCAGCTCAACGGAACAGGTTACAGCCTCTATCCAAGTTGGCGGTGCGGCTCcccctcctcctcctcctcctcctcctcctcctcctccgcctCCACCTCCACTACCCAGCTCCCTGACAGGCAAGAGGACGGTGGATACATCCGTAGGTACCGAGGATATGACGGAGAATACGGAATCTTCCTCGGGTACTTTCCCACCTCCACCTCCACCGCTTCCACAACTGGGTCGTTCCAAGACATACGGTGGTTCACCTTCGCCTTTACTACCTCAATCGCCATCCCTGTTTGAAAGATATCCTCGTCcgaagaagaagttgaAGCAGTTGCATTGGGAGAAGATTGATGATCCTGATAATTCTATCTGGGAGAATGCCAGAGCGGAGAAGTTTGCCGATGACCTATATGAAAAAGGTGTTCTCTCGGAATTGGAAAAAGCGTTTGCTGCAAGAGAAATTAAGTCCTTCAAGGGCCGGAAAAAGGACGAGAATAACAAAATTACTTTCTTGTCTAGGGACATCTCGCAGCAGTTCGGCATTAATTTACACATGTACTCGTCTCTGCCGGTGTCAGCAGTGGTCTCGAAAATCCTCAAGTGCGATAAAGATTTCCTCAGTACCCAGAGCGCAATTGAGTTCTTGTCCAAACCCGAGATTGTGGAAGTCTCAACTAATATGGCAAGAAGTTTTGCGCCATACACTACAGATTGGGAAGGTGTTTCTTCAGTTGAGGATGCTAAGTCTCCGGAAAAGGATCCAAGCGAGCTTCAGCGATCAGACCAGTTATTCTTGAACCTCATTGTTAATCTTCAAAGCTACTGGAGCTCACGCATGCGTGGTCTCAAGTTAATCACAACATATGAAAAGGATTACAATGATCTGATTATCAAGCTCCGGAGCTTGGATAAGGCCGTAGGAGCGATACAGAAGTCGGAAAACCTACGCAATGTGTTCGATGTGATCCTTGCAGTCGGTAACTACATGAATGACACCTCGAAACAAGCACAGGGGTTCAAGTTGAGTACATTGCAGAGGCTCACCTTCATTAAAGACGAGAAAAACAGCATGACTTTCTTGAACTACGTGGAACGCATCGTCAGCCAGAATTATCCATCGTTCAACAGCTTTCTCCAGGAACTTGAACCTGTACTTCAGGTGGTCAAGATCTCCATCGAACAACTCGCGAACGACTGTAATGAGTTCTGCTCTACGGTCACCAACGTGGAAAGGTCTCTTGAAATAGGAAACCTCAGCGACTCATCCAAGTTCCATCCCGATGACCGCGTGCTCGCTAAAGTCCTCCCCATTCTTCCTGAGGCCCGGAAGAAAGCAAACCTACTCGCGGACGAAGTGCAGCTCTCGCTAATGGAGTTCGAAAATCTAATGCGCATGTTCGGAGAAGATGCTGATGACAAGTTCGCCAAGAACTCGTTCTTCAAGAAATTCGCAGACTTTATTCTGGAGTACAAGCGCGCGCAGGAGTTTAACCGCAAGatcgacgaggaggagcgcgcCTACGAGCGCCGTAAGCTCATGATCCAGGAGCAGCAACGCCGTGCAAAGCTCGTCCAAGAGGGTGACGAGACCACCTGCGCCCGCCTCTCGGCCATTTCGGCGTCCGGCGATGACCGCGATGTCATGGACAAGCTACTGGAAAAGTTGAAGAACGCAGGGCCGTCCAAGGGAGACCCGTCCTCCGCACGCAAGCGTGCACTAGCCCGGAAAAAACTCATGGGCGGTCGCGAGGGCTCCATTATCCTCGAGGGCCTTGACGTTGACGACCTCCAGAGTGCTGCTCCGGATGTCCAGCCCGACACTCCGCTTCGCGCTGCCTCTGCTTCACCTCCCCCAGACCCCGCCGCAGACCGTGCCCGCCATCTCTTGCTCGAGCTCAGAAACGGTGAACACCCGGAGTCTCGCAAGTCAATGCTCGATGAGCACAAGGAAAAGGTTCGCCAGCGCCGCACCAAGAAACTGATAGACCAGCGCGAtgtcgccgccgcgccgcagccggATGCGGCCTCAGACGACCTTGATACAGATGATAAACCCCCGGAGGCATCCAAGTGA